One Frankia alni ACN14a DNA window includes the following coding sequences:
- a CDS encoding DUF4190 domain-containing protein, protein MTRPNTVHDAGTEQIPANPPADRPYGQPYREPYPPQNSPQYGGYGTRDNDQTGYLPYPDNGQAQMQYGYQSQPVGPRPESSGTRALWILAFVFSAVALFVPFVGFAAIACGAVAWGKGSRRGKLATFVAIAATVVGWVLSILIYTS, encoded by the coding sequence ATGACGAGGCCCAACACGGTGCACGATGCCGGTACCGAGCAGATTCCCGCCAACCCGCCTGCCGACCGGCCCTACGGCCAGCCCTACCGCGAGCCGTACCCGCCCCAGAACTCGCCGCAGTACGGCGGCTACGGCACCCGGGATAACGACCAGACCGGCTATCTTCCGTACCCGGACAATGGCCAGGCGCAGATGCAGTACGGCTACCAGTCGCAGCCCGTCGGGCCGCGCCCGGAATCGTCGGGGACACGGGCGCTGTGGATTCTCGCCTTCGTTTTCTCGGCGGTGGCGCTGTTCGTGCCGTTCGTCGGTTTCGCCGCCATCGCCTGCGGCGCCGTGGCCTGGGGCAAGGGCAGCCGGCGAGGTAAGCTCGCGACCTTTGTCGCCATCGCGGCCACCGTCGTCGGCTGGGTCCTCAGCATCCTTATCTACACCTCCTGA